One Salmo salar chromosome ssa01, Ssal_v3.1, whole genome shotgun sequence DNA window includes the following coding sequences:
- the crls1 gene encoding cardiolipin synthase (CMP-forming) isoform X1: MFFLSVSKNNLAVCARGHVAHCARSVCWAIPASWRQQTGVCVRVELKLLQRLKNSVSSVAQWSSYTQYHTPPPQDTHIPSPTTPEVSAHALKGPNESVTRSCRRRGHERTQGWRGLCSGKPRETPADCTPGVDLRETTQPADGPSDLGQGLFKFKELYENPWTIPNLLCVCRIALAPVLGVLITEQHFHLSLGLFALAGFTDVLDGYIARNWPSQKSALGSALDPLADKILISVLYISLTYAQLIPAPLTALVIARDVGLIAAVFYVRYKTVPPPVTLSKFFNPCYTTAQLKPTTLSKVNTAIQLFLVAASLASPVFHYTDSPLLQALWYITAVTTTVSGYSYYHYGMKTVAVLNSTK, translated from the exons ATGTTCTTCTTGTCGGTTTCTAAAAATAACTTGGCGGTGTGTGCGCGAGGGCACGTAGCGCACTGTGCGAGAAGTGTGTGTTGGGCAATTCCTGCGTCATGGCGGCagcagacaggtgtgtgtgtgagggtagaaCTGAAGTTGCTGCAGAGACTTAAAAACAGCGTCTCCTCTGTCGCCCAGTGGTCCAGctacacacaatatcacacacCCCCCCCACAGGACACGCACATCCCCAGCCCAACGACCCCTGAGGTTAGCGCCCATGCGCTAAAGGGTCCCAACGAAAGCGTCACCCGATCTTGTCGCCGCAGAGGTCACGAGAGGACGCAGG GCTGGAGAGGTCTCTGTAGTGGAAAACCCCGTGAGACCCCAGCCGACTGCACACCTGGAGTGGACCTGAGGGAAACCACCCAGCCAGCTGATGGACCATCTGATCTTGGTCAAGGACTGTTCAAGTTTAAAGAACTG TATGAGAACCCGTGGACCATCcccaacctgctgtgtgtgtgtcgcatCGCACTGGCTCCAGTCCTGGGAGTCCTGATAACTGAGCAACACTTTCACCTCTCCCTTGGGCTGTTTGCTTTGGCTGGATTTACTGACGTG CTGGATGGTTATATAGCCCGTAACTGGCCCAGTCAGAAGTCTGCGCTGGGCAGCGCACTTGACCCATTGGCTGATAAAATCCTCATCAGCGTTCTCTACATAAGTCTCACCTACGCACAGCTCATCCCAG CTCCCCTGACAGCGTTGGTGATAGCCAGAGACGTTGGTCTGATAGCAGCTGTTTTCTACGTCAGATACAAGACTGTCCCACCTCCT GTGACTCTCAGTAAGTTTTTTAACCCCTGCTACACAACAGCGCAGCTCAAACCCACCACCCTCAGCAAG GTGAACACAGCGATCCAACTCTTCCTAGTAGCAGCATCGTTGGCCTCACCTGTCTTTCACTACACAGACAGTCCGCTCCTGCAAGCCCTATG GTATATCACAGCGGTAACGACGACTGTGTCAGGCTACAGCTACTATCACTATGGCATGAAGACTGTCGCTGTGCTCAACAGCACCAAGTAA
- the crls1 gene encoding cardiolipin synthase (CMP-forming) (The RefSeq protein has 1 substitution compared to this genomic sequence), translating to MFFLSVSKNNLAVCARGHVAHCARSVCWAIPASWRQQTGVCVRVELKLLQRLKNSVSSVAQWSSYTQYHTPPPQDTHIPSPTTPEVSGHALKGPNESVTRSCRRRGHERTQGNDSRFRFYPTDHSSNSHVLLGLRLFPLSSGVFPGWRGLCSGKPRETPADCTPGVDLRETTQPADGPSDLGQGLFKFKELYENPWTIPNLLCVCRIALAPVLGVLITEQHFHLSLGLFALAGFTDVLDGYIARNWPSQKSALGSALDPLADKILISVLYISLTYAQLIPAPLTALVIARDVGLIAAVFYVRYKTVPPPVTLSKFFNPCYTTAQLKPTTLSKVNTAIQLFLVAASLASPVFHYTDSPLLQALWYITAVTTTVSGYSYYHYGMKTVAVLNSTK from the exons ATGTTCTTCTTGTCGGTTTCTAAAAATAACTTGGCGGTGTGTGCGCGAGGGCACGTAGCGCACTGTGCGAGAAGTGTGTGTTGGGCAATTCCTGCGTCATGGCGGCagcagacaggtgtgtgtgtgagggtagaaCTGAAGTTGCTGCAGAGACTTAAAAACAGCGTCTCCTCTGTCGCCCAGTGGTCCAGctacacacaatatcacacacCCCCCCCACAGGACACGCACATCCCCAGCCCAACGACCCCTGAGGTTAGCGCCCATGCGCTAAAGGGTCCCAACGAAAGCGTCACCCGATCTTGTCGCCGCAGAGGTCACGAGAGGACGCAGGGTAACGACAGCCGCTTTAGGTTTTACCCTACGGATCACTCGTCTAACTCTCATGTTCTCCTGGGGTTGAGGTTGTTCCCATTGAGTTCTGGTGTGTTTCCAGGCTGGAGAGGTCTCTGTAGTGGAAAACCCCGTGAGACCCCAGCCGACTGCACACCTGGAGTGGACCTGAGGGAAACCACCCAGCCAGCTGATGGACCATCTGATCTTGGTCAAGGACTGTTCAAGTTTAAAGAACTG TATGAGAACCCGTGGACCATCcccaacctgctgtgtgtgtgtcgcatCGCACTGGCTCCAGTCCTGGGAGTCCTGATAACTGAGCAACACTTTCACCTCTCCCTTGGGCTGTTTGCTTTGGCTGGATTTACTGACGTG CTGGATGGTTATATAGCCCGTAACTGGCCCAGTCAGAAGTCTGCGCTGGGCAGCGCACTTGACCCATTGGCTGATAAAATCCTCATCAGCGTTCTCTACATAAGTCTCACCTACGCACAGCTCATCCCAG CTCCCCTGACAGCGTTGGTGATAGCCAGAGACGTTGGTCTGATAGCAGCTGTTTTCTACGTCAGATACAAGACTGTCCCACCTCCT GTGACTCTCAGTAAGTTTTTTAACCCCTGCTACACAACAGCGCAGCTCAAACCCACCACCCTCAGCAAG GTGAACACAGCGATCCAACTCTTCCTAGTAGCAGCATCGTTGGCCTCACCTGTCTTTCACTACACAGACAGTCCGCTCCTGCAAGCCCTATG GTATATCACAGCGGTAACGACGACTGTGTCAGGCTACAGCTACTATCACTATGGCATGAAGACTGTCGCTGTGCTCAACAGCACCAAGTAA
- the mcm8 gene encoding DNA helicase MCM8: MALPDLSNQLREQPETTLNCLGLAIHQVLTMDLERHAAELQGEGLPGGATPIINIPHISARLYNYEPLTALRTLRASVFGRLVCVRGTVVRVSNIRPLCTRLAFTCSGCSHTHTLTLPHGKFTMPTKCVQPQCRSHSFVPNRSSPLTLTVDWQNIKVQELIGGEQREAGRIPRTVECHLTSDLCDSAVPGDTVTITGTVRVSQDDGGSRGKKDKCMFLLYIEANSVSNSKGQKVKEAGGQGSSGGERSSGIEFSLKELYAIQEIHSQPDLLKLIVHSLCPAIYGHLLVKAGLSLALFGGSQKHADDKNRIPIRGDPHILVVGDPGLGKSQMLQAVCNVAPRGIYVCGNTTSTSGLTVTLSRDAGSGDYALEAGALVLGDQGLCCIDEFDKLGHQQQALLEAMEQQTISLAKAGLVCSLPARTSVIAAANPAGGHYNRAKTVSENLKMGSALLSRFDVVFLLLDVPDESHDRRLSEHVMAVRSGKGGASGAVVTRGDDHQSQSSLLEPSDTPLSDRLQVCPGECVDPIPHSLLRKYVGYARRYVHPSLSTAAAQTLQDFYLSLRSHTHPVDGTPITTRQLESLIRLTEARAKLELRETATKSDAEDVVEIMKHSLADTFSDGSGGLDFERSVLGVGMSQRSAAKRFITALNTHAQRTHTMLYDLTQLRSLAKDLNIQVADFEGFISSLNEQGYLLKKGHRQYQLQTI; the protein is encoded by the exons ATGGCTCTGCCGGACCTGTCCAATCAGCTGAGAGAACAACCAGAGACCACCCTCAACTGTCTGGGCCTCGCCATACACCag gttttGACGATGGACTTGGAGAGACACGCTGCAGAGTTACAGGGGGAAGGGCTTCCTGGGGGAGCCACACCCATCATTAACATACCCCACATCAGCGCCAG gTTGTATAACTATGAGCCATTGACAGCCCTGAGGACGCTGCGCGCGAGTGTGTTTGGTCGtttggtgtgtgtgagggggacCGTGGTacgtgtcagcaacatcaggccACTCTGCACACGCTTGGCTTTCACCTGCTCcggctgctcacacacacacacactcaccctgcCACATGGCAAGTTCACCATGCCCACCAAG TGTGTGCAGCCACAGTGTCGCAGTCATTCCTTCGTCCCCAACAGGAGctcccctctcaccctcactGTGGACTGGCAGAATATCAA ggtCCAGGAGCTGattggaggagagcagagggaggcaGGGCGGATCCCTCGGACGGTGGAATGtcatctgacctctgacctctgtgacAGTGCGGTCCCTGGAGACACTGTTACTATTACTGGAACAGTCCGAGTCAGCCAAGACGACg gcggcAGCAGGGGGAAGAAGGATAAGTGTATGTTCCTGCTCTACATTGAGGCCAACTCCGTCAGCAACTCTAAAG GTCAGAAAGTGAAGGAGGCTGGAGGTCAGGGGTCATCTGGAGGGGAAAGGTCATCGGGGATCGAGTTCTCTTTGAAGGAGCTGTACGCCATCCAGGAAATACACAGCCAACCTGATCTACTGAAGCTCATCGTACA CTCCTTGTGTCCAGCCATCTACGGCCACCTG cTAGTAAAAGCAGGCCTGTCCTTAGCGTTGTTTGGAGGCAGTCAGAAGCATGCTGATGATAAGAACAGGATCCCCATCAGAGGAGACCCTCATATACTGGTGGTGGGAGACCCTGGCCTGGGGAAGAGTCAGATGCTACAg gcggtgtgtaatgtggctcccaGGGGGATCTATGTGTGTGGTAACACTACCAGTACGTCAGGGCTGACCGTCACCCTGTCCAGAGACGCCGGCTCTGGAGACTACGCACTGGAGGCTGGAGCTCTGGTACTAGGAGACCAAG GGCTGTGCTGTATAGATGAGTTTGATAAGCTGGGCCACCAGCAACAAGCGTTACTAGAGGCCATGGAGCAGCAGACCATCAGTCTGGCTAAGGCTGGTCtggtgtgttccctacctgctaGGACCTCTGTTATCGCTGCTGCTAACCCTGCTGGAGGACACTACAACAGGGCCAAGACGGTCTCCGAAAACCTCAA gatgGGCAGTGCCCTCCTTTCGAGGTTTGACGTGGTCTTCCTCCTATTGGATGTTCCTGATGAGTCACATGACCGCCGGCTGTCGGAACATGTCATGGCCGTCAGGTCAGGGAAGGGAGGGGCTTCAGGTGCCGTGGTTACACGAGGAGACGACCATCAATCACAGAGCTCGCTGCTGGAGCCCTCTGACACACCTCTTTCTGACCGGCTGCAG GTGTGTCCAGGGGAGTGTGTAGACCCCATCCCCCACTCCCTGCTGAGAAAATATGTTGGTTATGCGCGTCGCTACGTTCATCCCTCGCTCTCTACCGCCGCTGCCCAGACGCTCCAGGACTTCTACCTCTCcctacgctcacacacacaccccgtcgACGGCACACCCATCACCACACGCCAGCTGGAGTCCCTCATCCGCCTCACAGAG GCGCGGGCGAAGCTGGAGCTCAGAGAGACAGCCACCAAGAGTGACGCTGAAGACGTAGTGGAGATCATGAAACACAG tctggcaGATACCTTCTCTGATGGTAGTGGAGGTCTGGACTTTGAGCGGTCAGTACTGGGTGTTGGGATGAGTCAGCGTTCGGCTGCCAAGAGATTTATCACTGCGCTCAACACACACGCTCAGCGCACACACACCATGTTGTACGACCTCACACAGCTACGCAGCCTGGCCAAGGACCTCAACATACAG GTTGCAGACTTTGAGGGTTTCATCAGTTCTCTGAATGAACAGGGCTACCTGCTGAAGAAAGGACACAGACAGTACCAGCTACAGACTATATAA